A genomic segment from Paraburkholderia hayleyella encodes:
- the dnaN gene encoding DNA polymerase III subunit beta, translated as MQLVKTERDNLLRPLQTVSGIVERRHTLPILANLLITKSGADVSFLSTDLELQITTHADFGVGDDTVATTVAARKLLDILRAMPDGQVTLTLSDKRLTVQSGKSRFALQTLAADEFPTLAQTSEFNASLAVPQRTFRQLLGMVHFAMAQQDIRYYLNGMLLVVDGDQLMAVATDGHRLAFSSMKIEGSFARQEVIIPRKTILELQRLLEDIDDPLKIDIAATQAKFTFGQVEMVSKLVEGKFPDFQRVIPKSHKNMFLIGRDELQRSLQRAAILTSDKFKGVRCIVEPGQLKIMSTNADQEEAQEELEVAYDGDSVDIGFNVTYLLDVLANLKVDMLQVSLGDASSSALITIPDNEEFKYVVMPMRI; from the coding sequence ATGCAACTGGTCAAGACCGAACGCGATAACCTCCTCAGGCCGCTGCAAACTGTCAGCGGCATTGTCGAACGCCGTCATACGTTACCGATCCTCGCCAATTTGCTGATTACCAAGAGCGGCGCTGATGTGTCGTTCCTTTCCACCGACCTCGAACTCCAGATCACCACCCACGCCGATTTCGGCGTCGGCGACGACACCGTCGCCACCACGGTGGCCGCGCGCAAACTGCTCGATATCCTGCGTGCGATGCCCGACGGCCAAGTCACGCTGACCTTGTCCGACAAGCGTCTGACCGTTCAATCCGGCAAAAGCCGCTTCGCGCTGCAAACCCTTGCCGCCGACGAATTCCCAACACTCGCCCAGACTAGCGAATTCAACGCCAGCCTGGCCGTGCCACAACGCACCTTCCGACAGTTGCTCGGCATGGTGCATTTCGCCATGGCGCAGCAAGACATCCGCTATTACCTGAACGGCATGCTGCTCGTGGTAGACGGTGACCAATTAATGGCCGTCGCCACCGATGGCCACCGCCTCGCGTTTTCTTCCATGAAAATCGAAGGCTCATTCGCGCGCCAGGAAGTCATCATTCCGCGTAAAACCATTCTTGAGCTACAACGTCTGCTGGAAGATATCGATGACCCCTTAAAAATCGACATCGCGGCTACCCAGGCCAAATTCACGTTTGGCCAGGTTGAAATGGTGTCGAAGCTGGTCGAAGGCAAGTTTCCGGATTTCCAGCGCGTGATTCCCAAGTCACACAAAAACATGTTCCTGATTGGCCGCGACGAGCTGCAACGTTCGCTGCAACGCGCGGCCATCCTGACGTCGGACAAGTTCAAGGGCGTGCGCTGCATCGTCGAGCCAGGCCAACTGAAGATCATGTCCACCAATGCCGATCAGGAAGAAGCCCAGGAAGAGCTCGAAGTCGCTTATGACGGTGATAGCGTCGATATCGGCTTTAACGTCACCTATCTGCTCGACGTGCTGGCCAACCTGAAGGTCGACATGTTGCAGGTCAGCCTGGGCGATGCGAGCTCCAGCGCACTGATCACCATTCCCGATAACGAAGAATTCAAATACGTCGTCATGCCCATGCGCATCTGA
- the dnaA gene encoding chromosomal replication initiator protein DnaA, protein MNDFWQHCSALLERELTPQQYVTWIKPLAPVAFDAAANTLSIAAPNRFKLDWVKSQFAGRITDMARDFWRAPVEVQFVLDPKAGVRMSGAAAPPRAEPPAAQGRQAAGAAAINAAIDAVHAAQTGRFQDNASTDTADLDLPSLDAHEAAAARRTWRPGSGSANASSETDSMYERSKLNPALTFDNFVTGKANQLARAAAIQVADNPGISYNPLFLYGGVGLGKTHLIHAIGNQLLVDRVGARIRYIHAEQYVSDVVKAYQRKAFDDFKRYYHSLDLLLIDDIQFFSGKSRTQEEFFYAFEALVANKAQVIITSDTYPKEISGIDDRLISRFDSGLTVAIEPPELEMRVAILMRKAQSEGVSLSEDVAFFVAKHLRSNVRELEGALRKILAFSKFHGREISIELTKEALKDLLTVQNRQISVENIQKTVADFYSIKVADMYSKKRPANIARPRQIAMYLAKELTQKSLPEIGELFGGRDHTTVLHAVRKIADERGKDAQLNHELHVLEQTLKG, encoded by the coding sequence ATGAACGATTTCTGGCAACACTGTTCCGCTTTGCTGGAGCGCGAGCTAACGCCCCAGCAGTACGTGACGTGGATCAAGCCACTGGCGCCAGTCGCCTTCGATGCCGCTGCAAACACGCTCAGCATTGCTGCTCCCAATCGCTTCAAACTTGACTGGGTCAAAAGCCAGTTTGCAGGCCGCATCACGGATATGGCCCGCGATTTCTGGCGTGCGCCCGTCGAAGTCCAGTTCGTGCTGGATCCCAAGGCTGGCGTGCGCATGTCTGGCGCCGCGGCCCCGCCCCGGGCCGAGCCCCCAGCCGCGCAAGGACGCCAGGCGGCTGGAGCCGCCGCAATCAATGCGGCCATCGACGCCGTCCATGCGGCTCAGACAGGACGCTTCCAGGACAACGCTTCCACCGACACAGCCGATCTCGACTTGCCCAGCCTGGACGCGCACGAGGCCGCAGCAGCACGCCGCACATGGCGCCCCGGCTCAGGCAGCGCCAATGCAAGCAGCGAAACCGACTCGATGTACGAGCGCTCCAAGCTCAACCCCGCGCTGACGTTCGATAATTTCGTGACCGGTAAGGCTAACCAGCTAGCGCGCGCCGCCGCGATCCAGGTGGCAGACAATCCCGGTATTTCATACAACCCGCTGTTTCTGTATGGCGGGGTCGGTCTCGGCAAAACTCACCTGATTCACGCCATTGGCAACCAGTTGCTGGTCGACCGGGTCGGCGCGCGCATTCGCTACATTCATGCGGAACAGTACGTCTCCGACGTCGTGAAAGCCTATCAGCGCAAGGCATTCGACGATTTCAAGCGGTATTACCACTCGCTCGACCTGCTGCTCATCGACGACATTCAGTTTTTCTCCGGAAAATCCCGCACGCAGGAAGAATTTTTCTACGCGTTCGAAGCGCTCGTCGCCAACAAGGCTCAGGTCATCATCACCAGCGATACCTATCCGAAAGAGATTTCCGGCATCGATGATCGTCTGATCTCGCGTTTTGACTCTGGGCTAACCGTCGCCATCGAGCCACCCGAGCTCGAAATGCGCGTCGCCATCCTGATGCGCAAGGCGCAATCCGAAGGCGTCAGCCTGTCCGAAGACGTCGCGTTCTTCGTTGCCAAGCATTTGCGCTCGAATGTCCGTGAACTGGAAGGCGCGCTGCGCAAAATTCTGGCGTTTTCGAAATTCCATGGCCGCGAGATTTCGATCGAACTAACCAAAGAAGCGCTGAAAGATCTGCTCACCGTGCAGAACCGGCAAATTTCGGTGGAAAACATCCAGAAAACCGTTGCTGATTTCTACAGCATCAAGGTTGCCGACATGTATTCCAAAAAGCGGCCAGCCAATATCGCCCGGCCGCGCCAGATTGCGATGTATCTGGCCAAGGAACTCACACAAAAAAGCTTGCCCGAGATCGGCGAGCTTTTTGGCGGCCGCGATCACACCACCGTGCTGCATGCGGTACGCAAGATCGCGGACGAGCGCGGCAAGGACGCCCAGCTCAACCATGAACTACACGTGCTTGAACAAACCCTCAAAGGCTGA
- the gapS4b gene encoding GapS4b family protein: MSAANAIDPKSSIVSGSDLRILLGSEHLSYGEIYGTLKEKGVFVGNSDKAITVPLLCSTLLTPDNFTRLIENSVSRESQPKVKVAGLDLVAKEVDWITPLKKSLFDGSFDMLDEASGVNFVTSPTLVVSDANKITIPYQIQRQDFSKDWIHRELSFDAQVTIERQGGGLKLAFTSIHSSKETELVNKKITSRIAKVLHGENLVKDEEPLSMTFGSLDNEERIRYFKRLTAGHAGCLMPGCVNDIDICLDADGPALPDDPQIAWMKQSVRRFNVDGDRLNDIFLINDEKYYKHYYILRMDVTFPFVVAANQGECRVTFSFSGSRSVSPSSELVFEVVRWVHKDSPNADAKKLVSSEVQHALRSLIEQKFNLVTSEREAAQESALAGA, encoded by the coding sequence ATGAGTGCAGCTAACGCTATTGATCCCAAGTCCAGCATTGTGTCCGGCTCGGATCTCCGAATTCTCCTAGGCAGTGAACACCTTAGCTATGGAGAAATCTATGGGACACTCAAAGAAAAGGGGGTATTCGTTGGAAACTCCGATAAGGCAATAACTGTCCCCCTTCTTTGTTCAACGCTTTTAACCCCGGATAATTTCACAAGGTTGATTGAAAACAGTGTCAGTCGCGAATCGCAGCCAAAGGTTAAGGTGGCTGGCTTGGATTTGGTGGCAAAAGAGGTGGATTGGATTACTCCGCTGAAGAAGAGTCTCTTTGATGGATCCTTTGATATGCTCGACGAGGCTTCGGGTGTGAATTTCGTTACCAGCCCAACTCTGGTTGTTTCTGATGCAAATAAAATCACAATTCCGTATCAGATTCAGCGGCAAGATTTCAGCAAGGACTGGATTCACCGAGAACTTAGCTTCGATGCGCAAGTGACGATAGAGCGTCAAGGTGGTGGGCTGAAACTTGCATTCACTTCGATACATTCGTCGAAGGAAACTGAGCTTGTCAATAAGAAGATCACATCGCGAATTGCAAAGGTGCTTCACGGTGAGAATCTCGTCAAGGATGAAGAACCGCTTTCTATGACCTTTGGATCTTTGGACAATGAAGAGCGCATTAGGTACTTCAAGCGACTGACCGCAGGGCATGCCGGATGCTTAATGCCTGGTTGCGTAAATGACATCGACATCTGCCTGGATGCCGATGGCCCCGCTTTGCCTGATGATCCTCAAATCGCTTGGATGAAACAAAGTGTCCGGCGATTTAATGTGGATGGCGATAGGCTGAATGACATCTTTCTAATTAACGACGAGAAATACTATAAGCATTACTATATTCTGCGAATGGATGTGACGTTTCCATTCGTAGTCGCGGCAAACCAAGGGGAATGCCGCGTTACCTTCTCGTTTAGTGGATCAAGGTCGGTTAGTCCTAGTTCAGAACTAGTATTTGAGGTGGTGCGATGGGTTCATAAAGACTCTCCGAATGCAGATGCAAAGAAGCTTGTCTCTTCTGAGGTTCAGCACGCTCTACGGTCGCTAATCGAGCAGAAATTCAACTTGGTGACTTCTGAGCGGGAGGCGGCGCAAGAAAGCGCTCTTGCTGGAGCTTAG
- the gyrB gene encoding DNA topoisomerase (ATP-hydrolyzing) subunit B codes for MTETNHTQPDTSYGASSIQILEGLEAVRKRPGMYIGDTSDGTGLHHLVFEVLDNSIDEALAGHCNDIQVIIHADNSISISDNGRGIPTGIKRDDKHDPKRSAAEIVMTELHAGGKFDQNSYKVSGGLHGVGVSCVNALSAWLRLTVRRDGKKHFMEFHRGVPQNRVIETVNGENLSPIPVTGNTEKRGTEVHFMADDTIFGHVEYHYDILAKRIRELSFLNNGVRIRLSDQRTGKEDDFAFVGGVKGFVEYINKAKSVLHPNIFYVSGEKDGVGVEVAMQWNDSYNENVLCFTNNIPQRDGGTHLTGLRAAMTRVINKYITDHEIAKKAKIETSGDDMREGLSCVLSVKVPEPKFSAQTKDKLVSSEVRAPVEDVIAKALEEFLLETPNDAKIICGKIVDAARARDAARKAREMTRRKGVLDGVGLPGKLADCQEKDPAKSEIYIVEGDSAGGSAKQGRDRKFQAILPLRGKVLNVEKARYDKLLSSEQIVTLITALGCGIGKDDYNLEKLRYHRIIIMTDADVDGAHIRTLLLTFFYRQMPDMIERGFVYIAQPPLYKVKAGKDERYLKDGAELNAHMLRLALQGSELIATEGATPIAGDALGELARSYLLAQAVVERLGRLYDTHALEAVMDGVTLDLSSEESAQASADALQAKLRSDALKPEVNVYPTYDPVREARSLRVERRHHGNVKVSVIDEDFQLTADYQQLINTANTFKGLIGAGAMIKRGERSMAVSDFKGAMKWLIADAERNVSKQRYKGLGEMNPAQLWETTMDPNVRRLLRVQIEDAIAADGIFTTLMGDDVEPRRAFIESNALRAGNIDV; via the coding sequence ATGACTGAAACGAATCACACACAACCCGATACCAGCTACGGCGCCTCGTCCATTCAGATCCTCGAAGGTCTGGAGGCAGTACGCAAGCGGCCCGGGATGTACATCGGCGATACGTCGGATGGCACGGGCCTGCATCACCTGGTATTCGAGGTGCTGGATAACTCCATCGATGAAGCCCTGGCCGGTCATTGCAACGACATCCAGGTAATCATTCACGCGGACAACTCCATTTCCATTTCCGACAACGGCCGCGGCATTCCAACCGGCATCAAGCGCGACGACAAGCACGACCCGAAGCGCAGTGCCGCTGAAATCGTGATGACCGAACTGCACGCTGGCGGCAAATTCGATCAGAACAGCTACAAGGTGTCCGGCGGACTGCATGGTGTGGGCGTCTCGTGCGTCAATGCACTCTCGGCGTGGCTGCGGCTCACCGTGCGCCGCGACGGCAAAAAGCATTTCATGGAATTTCACCGCGGCGTGCCACAAAACCGCGTGATTGAAACCGTCAATGGCGAAAACCTCTCGCCGATCCCCGTGACGGGCAACACTGAAAAACGCGGCACCGAAGTACATTTCATGGCCGACGACACAATCTTCGGTCATGTTGAATACCACTACGACATCCTCGCCAAGCGTATTCGTGAGCTGTCGTTCCTGAATAACGGCGTACGGATTCGCTTAAGCGACCAGCGCACTGGCAAGGAAGACGATTTCGCTTTTGTCGGCGGCGTCAAAGGCTTTGTCGAATACATCAACAAAGCCAAGAGCGTCCTGCATCCGAATATCTTTTACGTGAGCGGTGAGAAAGATGGCGTAGGCGTTGAAGTCGCCATGCAATGGAATGACAGCTACAACGAGAACGTGTTGTGCTTCACGAACAACATTCCGCAACGCGACGGCGGGACCCATCTGACCGGCCTGCGCGCCGCGATGACACGCGTAATCAACAAATACATCACCGATCACGAAATCGCCAAGAAGGCCAAGATCGAAACCTCTGGTGACGACATGCGTGAAGGTTTGTCATGCGTGCTGTCCGTGAAAGTGCCTGAGCCCAAGTTCAGCGCCCAGACTAAAGACAAACTCGTTTCATCCGAAGTTCGCGCCCCCGTCGAAGACGTCATCGCCAAGGCGCTCGAAGAATTTCTACTCGAAACACCCAACGACGCAAAGATCATCTGCGGCAAGATCGTCGATGCAGCACGGGCACGCGATGCCGCGCGCAAGGCGCGCGAGATGACCCGGCGGAAAGGCGTACTGGATGGCGTCGGCTTGCCAGGCAAGCTCGCGGACTGTCAGGAGAAAGATCCTGCCAAGTCCGAAATTTATATCGTCGAGGGCGATTCAGCAGGCGGGTCGGCCAAGCAAGGACGTGACCGCAAGTTTCAGGCTATTTTGCCGCTGCGCGGCAAGGTGCTAAACGTCGAGAAAGCACGCTACGACAAGCTGCTCTCGTCGGAACAGATCGTCACGTTGATTACCGCGCTGGGCTGCGGCATTGGCAAGGACGATTACAACCTCGAAAAGCTACGTTATCACCGCATCATCATCATGACCGACGCCGACGTGGACGGCGCGCACATCCGCACACTGCTGCTGACATTCTTCTACCGTCAGATGCCCGACATGATCGAGCGCGGCTTTGTGTATATCGCGCAGCCACCGCTCTACAAAGTGAAGGCCGGCAAGGATGAGCGTTATCTGAAAGACGGCGCGGAACTCAATGCCCATATGCTGCGCCTCGCGCTGCAAGGCTCGGAGCTGATCGCAACCGAAGGCGCGACACCTATCGCCGGTGATGCGCTGGGCGAACTGGCACGTTCGTATCTGCTGGCGCAGGCTGTCGTTGAGCGCCTGGGCCGGTTGTACGACACCCATGCGCTGGAAGCCGTGATGGATGGCGTGACGCTGGATCTTTCAAGCGAAGAATCGGCGCAAGCATCGGCGGATGCCTTGCAAGCCAAGCTGCGCAGCGATGCTTTGAAGCCCGAGGTGAATGTTTATCCGACCTACGACCCGGTACGCGAAGCGCGCTCGCTGCGCGTGGAGCGGCGGCATCACGGCAATGTGAAGGTATCGGTGATTGATGAGGATTTTCAGCTGACGGCGGATTATCAGCAGTTGATCAATACGGCGAATACGTTCAAGGGGCTCATCGGTGCGGGTGCGATGATCAAGCGTGGCGAACGGAGTATGGCGGTGAGCGACTTCAAAGGGGCGATGAAGTGGCTAATCGCGGATGCTGAACGAAATGTGTCCAAGCAACGCTATAAAGGCTTGGGGGAAATGAACCCTGCGCAGTTGTGGGAAACCACGATGGATCCGAATGTGCGCCGTTTGCTACGCGTGCAGATCGAGGATGCGATTGCAGCGGATGGGATTTTCACGACGCTGATGGGCGATGATGTGGAACCGCGCCGCGCGTTTATTGAATCTAATGCGTTGAGGGCGGGGAATATTGATGTTTGA